Proteins encoded together in one Streptomyces sp. NA04227 window:
- a CDS encoding Lrp/AsnC family transcriptional regulator: protein MITAIVLIKTSVDRIPEIAESIASLDSVSEVFSVTGTYDLIAMVRVRSHDDLADVIPGRISKIPGVEGTDTHVAFRTYSQHDLEAAFAIGLDS, encoded by the coding sequence GTGATCACCGCGATCGTGCTCATCAAGACCAGCGTGGACCGGATCCCGGAGATCGCCGAGTCGATCGCCTCGCTGGACAGCGTCAGCGAGGTCTTCTCCGTCACCGGCACCTACGACCTGATCGCCATGGTCCGCGTCCGCTCCCACGACGACCTCGCGGACGTCATCCCCGGCCGGATCAGCAAGATCCCCGGCGTCGAGGGCACCGACACCCACGTGGCCTTCCGCACCTACTCCCAGCACGACCTGGAGGCGGCGTTCGCCATCGGGCTGGACTCCTGA
- a CDS encoding long-chain fatty acid--CoA ligase: protein MREFSLPALYEVPSDGNLTDIIRRNAVQHPDVAVIARKRGGTWQDVTAAAFLAEVNTAAKGLIAAGVQPGDRVGLMSRTRYEWTLLDFAIWSAGGVTVPVYETSSPEQVQWILGDSGAVACLVELDVHASTVESVRERLPQLDHVWQIEAGGVEELARLGAQVDDTTLRARGSVAKADSPATLVYTSGTTGRPKGCVLTHRNFFAECGNIVERLRPLFRTGECSVLLFLPLAHVFGRMVQIAPMMAPIKLGLVPDIKNLTTELAAFRPTLILGVPRVFEKVYNSARAKAQADGKGKIFDRAGDTAIAYSKALDSPSGPSLGLRVKHRIFDRLVYSKLRAVLGGRGEYAISGGAPLGERLGHFFRGIGFTVLEGYGLTESCAATSFNPWDRQKIGTVGQPLPGSVVRIADDGEVLLHGEHLFQGYWNNEAATAEALADGWFHTGDVGTLDEDGYLRITGRKKELIVTAGGKNVAPAVIEDRIRAHALVAECMVVGDGRPFVGALVTLDEEFLGRWAAENGKPEGSTPESLRADPDLLLAVQGAVDDGNAAVSKAESVRKFRVLGTQFTEESGHLTPSLKLKRNVVAKDYADEVEALYGG from the coding sequence TTGCGCGAGTTCAGCCTTCCGGCCCTGTACGAGGTTCCCTCGGACGGGAACCTGACCGACATCATCCGCAGGAACGCGGTGCAGCACCCCGATGTCGCAGTCATCGCGCGCAAGCGGGGCGGAACCTGGCAGGACGTCACGGCGGCCGCGTTCCTCGCCGAGGTGAACACGGCGGCCAAGGGTCTGATCGCGGCGGGTGTGCAGCCCGGTGACCGGGTCGGCCTGATGTCGCGTACCCGCTACGAGTGGACGCTCCTGGACTTCGCGATCTGGAGCGCGGGCGGGGTGACGGTGCCGGTCTACGAGACCAGCTCACCGGAGCAGGTGCAATGGATCCTCGGGGACTCCGGCGCGGTGGCCTGCCTCGTGGAGCTGGACGTACACGCCTCGACGGTGGAGTCGGTGCGCGAGCGGCTGCCGCAGCTGGACCACGTCTGGCAGATCGAGGCGGGCGGCGTCGAGGAACTGGCCCGGCTGGGCGCCCAGGTGGACGACACGACCCTCCGGGCCCGCGGCTCGGTGGCCAAGGCGGACTCCCCCGCCACCCTCGTCTACACCTCGGGCACCACCGGCCGCCCCAAGGGCTGTGTGCTCACCCACCGCAACTTCTTCGCGGAGTGCGGGAACATCGTGGAGCGGCTGCGCCCCCTGTTCCGTACCGGCGAATGCTCCGTACTGCTCTTCCTGCCGCTCGCCCATGTCTTCGGACGGATGGTGCAGATCGCGCCGATGATGGCGCCGATCAAGCTGGGCCTGGTGCCCGACATCAAGAACCTCACCACCGAACTCGCCGCGTTCCGGCCGACGTTGATCCTCGGCGTGCCCCGCGTCTTCGAGAAGGTCTACAACTCGGCGCGGGCCAAGGCGCAGGCCGACGGCAAGGGCAAGATCTTCGACCGCGCGGGCGACACGGCCATCGCGTACTCGAAGGCGCTGGACTCCCCGTCGGGCCCCTCGCTCGGACTGCGCGTCAAGCACCGGATCTTCGACCGTCTCGTCTACAGCAAGCTGCGTGCGGTGCTCGGCGGGCGCGGTGAGTACGCGATCTCCGGCGGCGCCCCGCTCGGCGAGCGGCTCGGCCACTTCTTCCGCGGTATCGGCTTCACCGTTCTGGAGGGCTACGGGCTCACCGAGTCCTGCGCGGCGACCTCCTTCAACCCCTGGGACCGGCAGAAGATCGGCACGGTCGGGCAGCCGCTGCCGGGTTCGGTGGTACGGATCGCCGACGACGGCGAGGTCCTGCTGCACGGGGAGCACCTGTTCCAGGGGTACTGGAACAACGAGGCCGCCACCGCCGAGGCGCTGGCCGACGGCTGGTTCCACACCGGCGACGTCGGCACCCTCGACGAGGACGGCTATCTGCGCATCACCGGCCGCAAGAAGGAACTCATCGTCACGGCGGGCGGCAAGAACGTCGCCCCGGCCGTGATCGAGGACCGCATCCGCGCCCACGCGCTGGTGGCCGAGTGCATGGTGGTCGGCGACGGACGGCCGTTCGTGGGCGCCCTGGTCACCCTCGACGAGGAGTTCCTGGGCCGCTGGGCCGCCGAGAACGGCAAGCCCGAGGGCTCCACCCCCGAGTCGCTGCGCGCGGACCCGGACCTGCTGCTCGCCGTGCAGGGCGCCGTGGACGACGGCAACGCGGCCGTCTCCAAGGCCGAGTCGGTGCGCAAGTTCCGCGTCCTGGGCACCCAGTTCACCGAGGAGAGCGGCCATCTGACGCCCTCGCTGAAGCTCAAGCGCAATGTGGTCGCCAAGGACTACGCGGACGAGGTCGAGGCGCTGTACGGGGGCTGA
- a CDS encoding metallophosphoesterase, which produces MAATPVSEQRAGVGTERRGRTRVHVVSDVHGNARDLARAGEGADALVCLGDLVLFLDYADHSRGIFPELFGTENADRIVELRTARRFAEAREFGARLWAELGTDRQSAIEEAVRRQYSELFAAFPDPTYATYGNVDIPALWPEFAGGGTRVLDGERVEIGGRVFGFVGGGLRTPMRTPYEIGDEEYAAKIEAVGEVDVLCTHIPPDVPELLYDTVARRFERGSRALLDAIRRTRPRYSLFGHVHQPLAQRMRIGVTECVNVGHFAGSGRPWALEW; this is translated from the coding sequence ATGGCAGCCACACCGGTCAGTGAACAGCGCGCGGGGGTCGGTACCGAGCGCCGGGGGCGCACGCGCGTCCACGTAGTGAGCGACGTGCACGGCAACGCGCGCGATCTGGCGCGCGCCGGAGAGGGCGCCGACGCGCTGGTGTGCCTCGGCGACCTGGTGCTCTTCCTCGACTACGCCGACCATTCGCGCGGCATCTTCCCCGAACTCTTCGGCACCGAGAACGCCGACCGCATCGTCGAACTGCGCACCGCGCGCCGGTTCGCCGAGGCCCGCGAGTTCGGCGCCCGGCTGTGGGCGGAGCTGGGCACCGACCGGCAGAGCGCCATAGAGGAGGCGGTACGCCGTCAGTACTCCGAACTCTTCGCCGCCTTCCCGGATCCGACGTACGCCACCTACGGCAATGTCGACATCCCCGCGCTGTGGCCGGAGTTCGCGGGCGGGGGCACCCGGGTGCTCGACGGCGAGCGGGTCGAGATCGGCGGCCGGGTCTTCGGCTTCGTCGGCGGCGGGCTGCGGACCCCGATGCGCACGCCCTACGAGATCGGCGACGAGGAGTACGCCGCCAAGATCGAGGCGGTCGGCGAGGTCGACGTGCTGTGTACGCACATCCCGCCGGACGTGCCCGAACTCCTCTACGACACTGTCGCCCGCCGCTTCGAGCGCGGCAGCCGCGCGCTGCTCGACGCCATCCGCCGTACCAGGCCCCGCTATTCACTTTTCGGCCATGTGCACCAGCCCCTCGCGCAACGTATGCGGATCGGCGTCACCGAGTGCGTGAACGTGGGCCACTTCGCCGGTTCGGGCAGGCCCTGGGCCCTGGAGTGGTGA
- a CDS encoding NlpC/P60 family protein, with translation MASHRRPKQTSRARVTVLTATAAAAVALTAQGGAQAAPKSNKDQVKQKVDKLYEEAEKATEKYNGAKEKQKELDKEIGNLQDKVARGQDELNEMRDGLGSLASAQYRSGGIDPSVQLFLSGDPDSYLDKASTLDQMSGQQVDSLKKIQEKQRSLAQQRQEASDKLKDLADTREQLGKKKKEVQGKLAEAQKLLNTLTAKEKAEMAAEEARANRDSAREAIGNPGKPASGFAGQAFSAAQSKIGTPYVYGASGPSSFDCSGLTSWAFSQAGVSIPRTSQAQANAGTRIYSQSDLQVGDLVIFYSDLHHVGFYAGNGQVLHAPRTGANVRYESIDNMPYQFGVRI, from the coding sequence GTGGCGTCCCACCGTCGACCCAAGCAGACCAGCCGGGCCCGAGTGACCGTGCTCACCGCGACCGCTGCCGCAGCCGTGGCCCTTACCGCCCAGGGCGGTGCGCAGGCGGCACCGAAGTCCAACAAGGACCAGGTGAAGCAGAAGGTCGACAAGTTGTACGAGGAGGCCGAGAAGGCCACCGAGAAGTACAACGGCGCCAAGGAGAAGCAGAAAGAGCTCGACAAGGAGATCGGCAATCTCCAGGACAAGGTCGCGCGCGGCCAGGACGAGCTCAACGAGATGCGGGACGGCCTCGGTTCGCTGGCCAGCGCCCAGTACCGCTCGGGCGGCATAGACCCGTCCGTCCAGCTGTTCCTCTCCGGCGACCCGGACAGCTACCTCGACAAGGCCTCCACCCTGGACCAGATGAGCGGCCAGCAGGTCGACTCGCTGAAGAAGATCCAGGAGAAGCAGCGCTCGCTGGCCCAGCAGCGCCAGGAGGCCTCGGACAAGCTCAAGGACCTTGCCGACACGCGCGAGCAGCTCGGCAAGAAGAAGAAGGAAGTCCAGGGCAAGCTCGCCGAGGCCCAGAAGCTGCTCAACACGCTGACGGCCAAGGAGAAGGCGGAGATGGCCGCCGAGGAGGCGCGCGCCAACCGCGACAGCGCCCGCGAGGCCATCGGCAACCCCGGCAAGCCCGCCTCCGGCTTCGCGGGCCAGGCCTTCTCCGCCGCACAGAGCAAGATCGGCACACCCTACGTCTACGGCGCCAGCGGCCCCAGCTCCTTCGACTGCTCCGGCCTGACCTCCTGGGCCTTCTCGCAGGCCGGTGTCTCCATCCCGCGCACCTCGCAGGCGCAGGCCAACGCGGGCACCCGGATCTACTCGCAGAGCGACCTCCAGGTCGGCGACCTGGTCATCTTCTACAGCGACCTGCACCACGTCGGCTTCTACGCGGGCAACGGCCAGGTCCTGCACGCCCCGCGCACCGGCGCCAACGTGCGCTACGAGTCGATCGACAACATGCCGTACCAGTTCGGCGTACGTATCTGA
- a CDS encoding glycosyltransferase family 87 protein, whose translation MRAAWQDGIASRAVMAVLFAATRTLLMLWVLKIVVMPGPDVTSDVSVIYHGWYETLSEGRFPQDDVAWQYPPAAALAILSPALLPFLGYATAFFVLALVTDTVVMAMLVAAGRGEGRTPRGAWLWLAGVPLLGPTAYARYDLMVTALAVAALLAGARRPGSFGVLAALGALVKVWPALTLLGTPRGRATRDSWISAVLTGTGLVLLFALLMPGSLDFLTAQRDRGTEVESLGALVFHVARHFGWSGRIELHYGSMEFLGPHVGLVSTLAQLLSLLALAWLVLWRVRARIWSVTTPADAAFVATLLFTTTSRVISPQYMIWLVGLAAVCLLHRASRMTVPAVLVLAATLVTMLEFPMWFFHVVTSDARGLTLMFLRNGLLVAACLCAGRILWRQSVSGTPGDRPVRHLPPQTKRGEGRLTAP comes from the coding sequence ATGCGCGCCGCATGGCAGGACGGGATCGCGAGCCGGGCGGTGATGGCGGTGCTCTTCGCGGCGACCAGAACGCTGCTGATGCTCTGGGTGCTCAAGATCGTCGTCATGCCGGGCCCGGACGTCACCAGCGACGTCTCGGTGATCTACCACGGCTGGTACGAGACCCTGAGCGAGGGACGCTTCCCGCAGGACGACGTGGCCTGGCAGTACCCGCCCGCCGCCGCCCTCGCCATCCTCTCCCCCGCCCTGCTGCCCTTCCTCGGCTACGCCACCGCCTTCTTCGTCCTGGCCCTGGTCACCGACACCGTCGTGATGGCGATGCTGGTGGCCGCGGGCCGCGGCGAGGGCCGCACGCCGCGCGGTGCCTGGCTCTGGCTCGCCGGTGTGCCGCTGCTCGGGCCGACCGCGTACGCGCGCTACGACCTGATGGTGACGGCGCTCGCGGTGGCGGCGCTGCTCGCGGGCGCCCGGCGGCCCGGCTCCTTCGGGGTGCTCGCCGCGCTCGGCGCCCTGGTGAAGGTCTGGCCCGCGCTGACCCTGCTCGGCACTCCGCGCGGCCGCGCCACCCGGGACTCGTGGATCAGCGCCGTGCTCACCGGCACCGGTCTGGTACTCCTGTTCGCCCTGCTGATGCCCGGCTCCCTCGACTTCCTCACCGCGCAGCGCGACCGCGGCACCGAGGTCGAGTCGCTCGGCGCGCTCGTCTTCCATGTGGCACGCCACTTCGGCTGGTCCGGGCGGATCGAACTGCACTACGGATCCATGGAGTTCCTCGGCCCGCACGTCGGCCTGGTGAGCACGCTGGCCCAGCTCCTTTCGCTGCTCGCGCTGGCCTGGCTGGTGCTGTGGCGGGTGCGCGCGCGGATCTGGTCGGTGACCACCCCGGCCGACGCCGCCTTCGTGGCCACCCTGCTGTTCACCACCACCAGCCGGGTCATCAGCCCGCAGTACATGATCTGGCTGGTGGGCCTCGCGGCGGTCTGCCTGCTGCACCGGGCGAGCCGGATGACGGTGCCCGCGGTCCTGGTGCTCGCGGCCACCCTGGTGACCATGCTGGAGTTCCCGATGTGGTTCTTCCACGTGGTGACGAGCGATGCCCGCGGGCTCACCCTGATGTTCCTGCGCAACGGGCTCCTGGTCGCCGCCTGTCTGTGCGCGGGCCGGATCCTGTGGCGGCAGTCGGTGAGCGGGACGCCGGGCGACCGGCCCGTACGGCACCTGCCACCGCAGACCAAGCGCGGCGAGGGCCGTCTCACCGCGCCCTGA
- a CDS encoding NlpC/P60 family protein — translation MSAAFATAATALASVPAGAAPEDPARARAEVEHLFQEAERATEAYNGAGAKERALRGRLARSQDRIARSQDRVNELRESLGSLAGAQYRSGGIDPAVGLLLSADPEDWLDEATALDRIGTVGDRRLRTLQHALREVDQERAEARRAVRELERSRTALARHKRAVTSRLARARELLAELPGGAGALDPRASRGDRFDLGLPGGGPAASPRAAAALAAARSALGRPYVWGANGPSGFDCSGLVQWAYAHAGVSLPRTSQAQTRAGTRVPLSQARPGDLVAYHGDASHIGIYAGNGQVVHAPYPGAPVRHDPVGMMPVSSVTRV, via the coding sequence CTGTCGGCCGCGTTCGCGACCGCCGCCACGGCGCTGGCCTCGGTGCCCGCGGGCGCCGCGCCCGAGGACCCGGCGCGCGCCAGGGCCGAGGTGGAGCACCTCTTCCAGGAGGCCGAGCGCGCCACCGAGGCGTACAACGGCGCCGGGGCCAAGGAGCGGGCGCTGCGCGGCAGGCTCGCGCGGAGCCAGGACCGGATCGCGCGGAGCCAGGACCGGGTCAACGAGCTGCGCGAGTCGCTGGGTTCGCTCGCGGGGGCGCAGTACCGGTCGGGCGGCATCGATCCGGCGGTGGGCCTGCTGCTGAGCGCCGACCCCGAGGACTGGCTCGACGAGGCGACCGCGCTGGACCGTATCGGCACCGTCGGCGACCGTCGGCTGCGCACCCTGCAGCACGCCCTGCGCGAGGTCGACCAGGAGCGGGCCGAGGCACGCCGGGCCGTACGGGAGCTGGAGCGCAGCCGTACCGCGCTGGCCCGCCACAAGCGCGCCGTCACCAGCCGGCTGGCCCGGGCCCGTGAACTCCTCGCCGAGCTGCCCGGGGGCGCCGGGGCCCTGGACCCGCGCGCCTCCCGCGGCGACCGATTCGACCTCGGCCTGCCGGGCGGCGGCCCGGCCGCCTCGCCCCGGGCCGCCGCCGCCCTCGCCGCCGCCCGCAGCGCACTGGGCCGCCCCTACGTCTGGGGTGCCAACGGCCCCTCCGGCTTCGACTGTTCGGGCCTGGTGCAGTGGGCCTACGCGCACGCGGGCGTGAGCCTGCCGCGCACCTCGCAGGCACAGACCCGGGCCGGTACCCGGGTGCCGCTGTCCCAGGCGCGCCCCGGCGACCTGGTCGCGTACCACGGCGACGCGAGCCACATCGGCATCTACGCGGGCAACGGCCAGGTGGTGCACGCCCCGTACCCGGGCGCCCCGGTCCGCCACGATCCGGTCGGCATGATGCCGGTCTCGTCGGTCACCCGGGTCTGA
- a CDS encoding SRPBCC family protein, translating to MAEHTSSSITIHAAPADVMGVIADFARYPEWTGEVKEAQVLSTDEQGRAEQVRLVMDAGAIKDDQTLAYTWDSANQVSWTLVKSQMLRSLDGTYLLAPAGSGTEVTYQLTVDVKIPMLGMIKRKAEKVITDRALAGLKKRVESGPK from the coding sequence ATGGCGGAACACACCAGCTCGAGCATCACGATCCACGCGGCCCCGGCCGATGTGATGGGGGTGATCGCCGATTTCGCCCGCTATCCGGAGTGGACGGGAGAGGTCAAGGAGGCCCAGGTCCTGTCCACCGACGAGCAGGGCAGGGCCGAACAGGTCCGCCTGGTCATGGACGCCGGCGCCATCAAGGACGACCAGACCCTCGCCTACACCTGGGACAGCGCGAACCAGGTGAGCTGGACCCTGGTGAAGTCCCAGATGCTGCGCTCCCTGGACGGCACCTACCTGCTCGCGCCCGCCGGGTCCGGCACCGAGGTCACCTACCAGCTGACCGTGGACGTCAAGATCCCCATGCTCGGCATGATCAAGCGCAAGGCCGAAAAGGTCATCACCGACCGGGCCTTGGCCGGTCTGAAGAAGCGCGTGGAGTCCGGGCCCAAGTAG
- a CDS encoding rhomboid family intramembrane serine protease, which produces MIEGRTPRWGTHLGRAVLRGPAPVTSALIAACCLVFVISPVSGLFPGYGTGERLLAAQRAYFDHWGVVPDELLGLRPGALLTPLSALFVHGSWLHLLGNMLFLYVFGAMAEERLGRLHYVFFYVGSGALALIGYALAHPDSGQSLVGASGAISAVLGAFLYLFPKARVTSLFPFLFFLPLRFPAWLVLPFWATLQWLALGRSGQGPGVAYLAHLVGFALGFTYAWLRYRGSGCPRPLPRRPAGCAVRLL; this is translated from the coding sequence ATGATCGAAGGACGGACACCCCGGTGGGGCACGCACCTCGGACGGGCCGTGCTGCGCGGTCCGGCCCCGGTGACCTCCGCGCTCATCGCCGCCTGCTGCCTCGTCTTCGTGATCAGCCCGGTCTCCGGCCTGTTCCCCGGCTACGGAACGGGCGAGCGGCTCCTCGCGGCACAGCGCGCGTACTTCGACCACTGGGGCGTGGTCCCCGACGAACTCCTCGGTCTGCGGCCCGGCGCCCTGCTGACCCCGCTGTCCGCCCTGTTCGTCCACGGGAGCTGGCTGCACCTGCTCGGCAACATGCTCTTCCTCTACGTCTTCGGCGCGATGGCCGAGGAACGCCTGGGCAGGCTGCACTACGTCTTCTTCTACGTGGGCTCGGGCGCCCTCGCCCTGATCGGCTACGCCCTCGCGCACCCCGACTCCGGCCAGAGCCTGGTCGGCGCCTCCGGAGCGATCTCGGCGGTACTCGGCGCCTTCCTCTACCTCTTCCCGAAGGCCAGGGTCACCAGCCTGTTCCCGTTCCTCTTCTTCCTGCCGCTGCGCTTTCCCGCCTGGCTGGTACTGCCGTTCTGGGCCACCCTCCAGTGGCTCGCCCTCGGCCGGAGCGGCCAGGGCCCGGGCGTCGCCTACCTGGCCCACCTCGTCGGCTTCGCGCTCGGCTTCACGTACGCCTGGCTGCGCTACCGGGGCAGCGGGTGCCCGAGACCACTCCCCCGGCGACCGGCGGGCTGCGCGGTACGGCTCCTCTAG
- a CDS encoding NYN domain-containing protein: MTDSAGSATPRAADDAAEALDRPLPEGVRRRVVQLVSEAFGSLTHAELPAQLRQFARFTPSRRAKFAANAMAAAVESDTVFRQRIGERLRTSQPELAAALDSGSPPPAADPLDVAAAAYVLRPVDWVKLVAAAGEEAERADAERADERSRAEAERLREELAAARAQTKAETEGLRAELEAVRREGDALQRKLRAALSDVKRGEAALRKARAEFEAERGEVQAELTAAESESRRLKSRLGETEAALEAARRAAREGRSVEDMRVRLLLDTVLDAAQGLRRELALPPVSVRPAETVDAVEPGAMTPKDIAARALSESDPAILDQLLALPQAHLVVDGYNVTKTGYPQMPLEKQRLRLLGTLSLLAAQTGAEVTCVFDGAELAAPVLLAPPRGVRVLFSKPGVTADELIRQLVRAEPPGRPVVVVSTDREVADGVARAGARPVASAVLLKRLSRA, encoded by the coding sequence ATGACGGACAGTGCGGGCAGTGCGACGCCCCGTGCGGCGGACGACGCCGCCGAGGCGCTCGACCGCCCGCTGCCCGAAGGTGTGCGCCGTCGGGTCGTCCAGCTCGTCTCCGAGGCCTTCGGCTCCCTGACGCACGCCGAACTCCCCGCTCAGCTACGGCAGTTCGCCCGGTTCACGCCGAGCAGGCGGGCCAAGTTCGCGGCCAACGCGATGGCCGCGGCGGTGGAGAGCGACACCGTCTTCCGGCAGCGCATCGGCGAGCGGCTGCGGACCTCGCAGCCGGAGCTGGCCGCCGCCCTGGACTCGGGCAGTCCGCCACCGGCCGCCGATCCGCTGGATGTCGCCGCCGCCGCGTACGTGCTGCGCCCGGTCGACTGGGTCAAGCTGGTCGCCGCCGCCGGGGAGGAGGCCGAGCGCGCCGACGCCGAGCGGGCCGACGAGCGGTCGCGGGCCGAGGCGGAGCGGCTGCGCGAGGAACTCGCGGCCGCCCGGGCCCAGACCAAGGCCGAGACCGAGGGGCTGCGCGCCGAACTGGAGGCCGTGCGCCGCGAGGGCGACGCGCTCCAGCGCAAGCTGCGGGCCGCGCTCAGCGATGTGAAGCGCGGTGAGGCGGCGTTGCGCAAGGCGCGGGCCGAGTTCGAGGCCGAGCGCGGCGAGGTGCAGGCGGAGCTGACCGCCGCCGAGAGCGAGTCGCGGCGGCTCAAGTCCCGGCTCGGCGAGACGGAAGCGGCACTGGAGGCCGCGCGGCGGGCCGCCCGCGAGGGCCGCAGCGTGGAGGACATGCGGGTACGGCTGCTGCTCGACACTGTCCTGGACGCCGCGCAGGGGCTGCGGCGCGAACTCGCCCTGCCGCCGGTGTCCGTACGGCCCGCGGAGACCGTGGACGCGGTGGAGCCGGGCGCCATGACGCCGAAGGACATCGCGGCGCGGGCCCTGTCGGAGAGCGACCCCGCGATCCTCGACCAGCTGCTCGCCCTGCCGCAGGCCCATCTGGTGGTCGACGGCTACAACGTCACCAAGACCGGCTATCCCCAGATGCCCCTGGAGAAGCAGCGGTTGCGGCTGCTCGGCACGCTGTCCCTGCTCGCCGCGCAGACCGGCGCCGAGGTCACCTGTGTCTTCGACGGTGCCGAACTGGCCGCACCCGTACTGCTCGCCCCGCCGCGCGGCGTACGCGTCCTGTTCTCGAAGCCCGGCGTCACGGCGGACGAACTGATCCGGCAACTGGTACGGGCCGAGCCGCCCGGCCGCCCGGTCGTGGTGGTCTCCACCGACCGTGAGGTGGCCGACGGGGTGGCCAGGGCCGGGGCGCGTCCGGTCGCCTCGGCGGTGCTGCTCAAGAGGCTCTCGCGGGCTTGA
- a CDS encoding glycosyltransferase family 4 protein, whose protein sequence is MHKTLIVTNDFPPRPGGIQAFLHNMALRLDPAGIVVYASTWKRGREGAEATAAFDAEQPFTVVRDRTTMLLPTPRVTRRATALLREHGCTSVWFGAAAPLGLMAPALRRAGAERLIGTTHGHEAGWAQLPVARGLLRRIGEGTDSLTYLGEYTRSRIAAALSPEAAARMTHLPPGVDEKTFHPDSGGAGVRAELGLTDRPVVVCVSRLVPRKGQDTLILALPRILAAHPDTVLLVVGGGPYERNLRRLAAETGVSDSVRFTGAVPWSELPAHYGAGDVFAMPCRTRRGGLDVEGLGIVYLEASATGLPVLAGDSGGAPDAVLDGETGWVVRGGNSEECADRLVTLLGDPELRQRMGARGRRWVEEKWRWDLLAHRLEELLRTRPEQPDGRPA, encoded by the coding sequence ATGCACAAGACGCTGATCGTGACCAACGACTTCCCGCCCCGCCCCGGTGGGATCCAGGCCTTCCTGCACAACATGGCGCTGCGCCTGGACCCGGCCGGGATCGTCGTCTACGCCTCCACCTGGAAGCGCGGGCGCGAGGGTGCAGAGGCCACCGCCGCCTTCGACGCCGAGCAGCCGTTCACCGTCGTCCGCGACCGCACCACCATGTTGCTGCCCACCCCGAGGGTCACCCGCCGGGCCACCGCGCTGCTGCGCGAGCACGGCTGCACCTCGGTGTGGTTCGGGGCGGCCGCGCCGCTCGGTCTGATGGCGCCCGCCCTGCGCAGGGCGGGCGCCGAACGGCTGATCGGCACCACCCACGGCCACGAGGCGGGCTGGGCCCAACTCCCGGTCGCCCGGGGGCTGTTGCGTCGCATCGGGGAGGGCACCGACTCCCTGACCTACCTCGGCGAGTACACCCGGTCCCGGATCGCGGCCGCGCTGAGCCCCGAGGCCGCGGCCCGGATGACGCACCTGCCGCCGGGCGTCGACGAGAAGACCTTCCACCCCGACTCCGGGGGAGCCGGGGTGCGGGCCGAACTCGGGCTCACCGACCGGCCGGTGGTGGTCTGCGTCTCCCGGCTGGTCCCGCGCAAGGGCCAGGACACCCTCATCCTCGCCCTGCCCCGGATCCTGGCCGCGCACCCGGACACCGTCCTGCTCGTCGTCGGCGGCGGACCCTACGAGCGGAACCTGCGGCGCCTGGCCGCCGAGACCGGCGTCTCCGACTCGGTGCGCTTCACCGGCGCGGTCCCCTGGTCCGAACTGCCCGCCCACTACGGCGCCGGTGACGTCTTCGCGATGCCCTGCCGCACCCGCCGCGGCGGACTCGACGTGGAGGGCCTCGGCATCGTCTACCTGGAGGCCTCCGCCACCGGACTGCCGGTCCTCGCGGGCGACTCCGGCGGCGCGCCGGACGCCGTCCTCGACGGCGAGACCGGCTGGGTGGTGCGCGGCGGCAACAGCGAGGAGTGCGCGGACCGCCTCGTCACCCTGCTCGGCGACCCGGAACTGCGCCAGCGGATGGGAGCGCGCGGCCGCCGATGGGTGGAGGAGAAATGGCGCTGGGACCTGCTCGCCCACCGCCTGGAGGAGCTGCTCCGGACACGGCCCGAGCAGCCCGACGGCCGCCCTGCGTAG